Genomic DNA from Wolbachia endosymbiont of Aedes albopictus:
GCATTCTTCGTAAGAGAACAGCAAACCTTCCGAAGCGTAGGGTATTGTTAATACCCTGAACGCTTTTCCATTCGTGAAATGCATCGTATCATCATACGATGCAAATAATTTTTTGAATAACTCATGTCTTTGGTTACTAATAGTTTGAAAATCCTCTTTTTTTAAAAGCTTTTTAGATTCGAAGAGGTAAAGCATAACTTCATGATAAGTTGGATAAGATGCCAAAAATTTTGGGTCAAATTGAAAAGTTTTTATGAAAGCATTATTATAAAATTTTAGCTTTTGATTCTTACTATATATTACTATAGCAACCGGCAACCTCTCAAGCAAATTTTTCTGTGTAGCTAAATAACTGTTTAATTCAGTATATAATTTCTCTGCATCACTAACATCTTTCCCATACATTACTATGCTACCAGAACCTTGTATTGGAATTTTAACAAAATCGAAAACCTTAGGTTCGTTCTTGTAAGTTACGACATGCCTTCCTGGTTTTGTGCTATGAGCGCTACTGGTAATAGCAAATTTCTTAGAGCCATCTACATATTTATCATAAAACAAATTATAAAATTCTACCTTTCTATTCTTGTTATATTTTAGTATTGGAAATGGTAAAGAGTTGAAAACATTTTTATAGCTCTCCACTTCTTGTGTAAGCTTACTATTTTCTAGCTCAAGTCCGTGAGCTTTTATTTTACAGTCTGAAACATTCCTTATCCATAACAGCACACCAATCACATTGTTAGAATCATCTATTATACTTCTGCCATAACATATGCAATAAACCTCACTGTCTTTTGACTTTAAATCTAGAGTAAAAGATTTATTTATTTCCTTTGCCTCAGCAAAATTTTTAATTAAACTTTCTGATTGCTCAAAAAAATTCACAAACTCATTAAATGAGTAAAAAACAGTATTAAGCAAAGTTAGTAAGTTGGGAGAGAACTTTTCTATACGCTTTTTTGCATCCCAAATATAAAACCCATCATTCACAGTATCAATTAAATTATTTATGATAACATTTCGATGTTGTAAGTTCTTAATCTTATTACTAATTTTTAATTTAGAATAAGAGAGAAAGAATAATATTAGAATCAATATTAAAACCACTTCATACAAAAAAAACATAGCACTTCTAAAACAGATGTAAAAACTTGTAACCGCTCAGAATTATGCTGAAGAGTTATATAAGTAAAGATTGCCTAACATTTGAAAGCCCAATCTCTTATAAAGGTTTACAGAAGGTTTCATACAATGTGCTACTATATATTTGCATTCAAGCTGTTTAGCTATCTTTATTCTTTCTAAAACCATTTGGGTACCTATTCCACGATTCCTGTAAATTGGTAAAACTCCATCACTATAAAAACCAGCTACACTGTCTTGAACATAAAGACCGCATGTCCCAATAATTTCACTATTTAGTGTTACAAGAAAAAATCTTAATCTTGGGTTTTCATCATCATAATTTGATAATCCGCGAAAAAATGTGCTGACAATTCCAACGCCATGATAAAAAATTTTAGAAGTGTGTAAATCTAACTGTTCTAAGAGGTCGCTACCATTTACAGCATTTAACCTTAAGTTTGGAATAACATCAGCAGGTAAAAAGTAATTTTTCATATTAAGTAAAGCTTTTTTTGGTGTGCTAACGTGTTTTATTTCACACTTTTCTAAAATATCTCTTATTTTCATATGTGAATTTATTACCCATGTTGCTTCTATATCTCTTGTTCTAAGATAATCTAGAGTTTTTTGTATAGAAAGCTCGGTACATTGATCTCCACAGAACACAAAATTAAATAATGACTCCCTAGTACCATTTATTGTAAATGTAACGTTATCAAATTCATCGTGTACTTCCCACTCAGATAAATTCGCTGTGTACAGTATATAATCCTTTAAATTTTGAACAATTAAGCTTGAATAATAAATTTTTTTATCCTGCATACATCAACAATAAACAATAAAAGGCTCCTATAAGAACACAGGCTAAAATTGCAGCTATAATGTCATCTAGCATAACACCGAAAGGACCTTTGGTATTTTTATCGATCAAATTTATAGGCCACGTTTTTATTATATCAAAAAACCTAAAAGAAAAAAAGCACAACAACAATAAAGAGCAATTCATTTCCTGGCTTAACAATATCGAAACTAAAAGTATTGTCAGCAATTGACCAACTACTTCGTCAATTACTACCTCTTTTGGATCACATGAAGTCTTGTAGTGTTTTATATAATTGCCTATAGACCATAGTCCAATCAAAAATAAAAAAAAAATAATTGCTGCACCTAACATTCTGTCACTCAGTATCACAGGAGCAATTGGATAAGAAGCTAAGCTGCCTAAGGTACCTGGCATTTTTTTTACTGTGCCAGACAGCCACCATGTTGATATCAATTTATATAAAAATTTCACAATACACCAAAGTACAAAACTAATTTACAAGAACAGAAATAGTATCCTCTATAGAGGCGCTTTCATACAATAATCTATAGACCGCTTCACATATAGGCATTTTTATCTTTAGCTTTCTTGCTAAATTAAATATGGGTTCAGCAGTGCTAAAACCTTCAATCACTGACTTGCCTTCTGACAAAATCTGCTGAACATTAAAGCCATTGTCACTATTACCTATTTTAAACCCAAAAGATAGGTTTCTTGAATTCAAGGATGTGCATGTCATAATTAGGTCACCCAGACATGCCGGTCCAAGTAGTGTATTTATATCCACATTACCGTTACCAACTTTTGCTGAGTATAAAGCCTTAATTTCGCTTACACTTTTCGTAATCAATGCTGCATGAGCATTAAACCCAAGTTTACTACCTAGAACAATCCCACACGCTATAGCAAAAACGTTCTTTAACGCTGCACAAACCTGTATCCCTATAACATCGCTACTAAGGCGTAATTTAACATTTTCTTGCTGTAGTTCTGATACTAGCTTTGAACCCAATATGTTATTTCGGCATGCAAGAACCATTGAATAGGGTAATTTTCTTGCAACTTCTACAGCAAAACTAGGGCCTGAAAAAATAGCAATAGGATTGTTAGGTAAAACTTCATTTACTATTTCACTAGGTAATTTTAATGTAGACTTTTCTATTCCCTTACAAGCTAAAATTATTGCTACATCTTTTTTCAGATTACAATTATGCAATTGCTGACATACCTCCCTCAGAGATTGAGTGGGAACAGCGAGGATTGTTACTGAAGCATTAATTGTGTCTTCAATAGCCAATTTTACTGACACATTATCAGAAATTCGACAACCGGGTAGCTTGTCACTTTCTCTTTTCCCGTTGATTGATTCAAATGTAGTTTCATTGCGAGTCCACAAAATCACATCTTTCTTACTACCTAATGAAATTGCGATTGCTGTACCCCATGCACCAGCACCTAAAATTGATATTGCCACACAATATTCCTGAAAGTATTACTTATACTTTAAAACAGTAGGGTAAGTAAATTAAAAATATAACACAGACATATAGAATAGTTAAATATTTATTAAACGAAGTATTCTTTTAATAATAGTAACTTTAATTCAATATTTACTAAAAATATTATTACTACCATGTATATCTATTATATTTTAGATCTATTTATATAACTTTGGAACAATATATTTACTATTAATTAATAAGTGTAATTTTGATCATTTGTTAATAAAAATTTGATTTATTACTTTCCTTAGTTATATATATTACTAAAATTATAAATTATTTATGGGGTGTAAAATATGCGTATATTATTAATTGAGGATGATCAAGTAAGTGCAAAGACTGTGGTTAATGCCTTAACTTCTGATGGACACTTCTGTGACGTTGTTACTTCTGCACAAGATTATAACAATAATATGGTTTCCTCAAATGGAGATTACTATGACCTAGTTATTTTAGATATACACTTGCCTGGTGATATTGATGGATATGATATATTGTTAAGACTAAGAAGTGCAAAAATCAAAGTTCCTGTCTTAATACTTTCATGTATATCCGCTGTCAATCACAAAGCTAAAGGGCTTGGGTATGGTGCCGATGATTACTTAACCAAGCCATTTCATAAAAGCGAGTTATTAGCTCGAATTAAGGCCATAGTGCGTCGTACTAAAGGCCATCCTGAATCGGTGATAAAGATTGGTAATATAAATATCAATTTTGATCACAGGATTGTTGAGGTGAAAGGTAAAACGGTTCACCTTACTAATAAAGAGTATTCTATGATAGAATTGCTAGCATTGCGTAAAGGAACAGTACTAACAAAAGAAATGTTCTTAAATCATCTTTACAATGGCTTGGATGAACCTTCAGATAACAAGATAGTTGATGTTTTTATGTGCAAATTACGTAAGAAACTTGAAAGTGCAAATGATGGAAAAAGCCACATAGAAACCGTTTGGGGCAGAGGGTATGTTCTGAAAGAGTATATTGATGATGAAGAATATTCTAATGTTAATGTAGGCGAAAGTAGTGATGGCTATCAAGCAGAACAAGTGAAGGACAACGCATGAAATGCCTACACTTAAATATAGCATGGCTTATATCGCACGTATCATGTGACGCCTAGGTGAAATATAAGCCGAGTTCTGTTTATGTAGCTATTTATCTGGAGTAAATGTTACCATTTACCTCATGCGATTTACCCGAGTAGATATGAGAAAAACATAAAATCTACTTCTATTTAATCTTGCTCCTAGTGTTGGTTACTTGACTACCAATGTTGCCATTGCCATGGTGTGCTCTTACCACACCTTTTCACCCTTACCTAAAATATTTTAGGCGGTAATTTTCTGTAGCCCTATAACTGGAGTTACCTCCGGCGGGCGTTACCCGTCACTATTTTTCCTTGGAGCCCGGACTTTCCTCTGCTATGTTTATCACACAACAGCAGCTACTTATTTCACCCAGGAATTATACTTTAACATGAAAATCACAAAAGCAAAAGACAATTTCCTAACAGCCTACATATTAAAAACATTCAGACAAATAGCTAAAGGTGATATTCCGGCACATCATTGCTATCCCAAGATAAGCTTTTTTCACTTTTAGACTCCGCTTCAGTTAGTCAAGAGCCTGGTCCGCCGCTTGAAGACGACGAGCTACTTCTTGCTCGACTACTACTTTCTACTGATATACTGTTTAGCATTGTTTCAGATTGATACGTAGTTTGTATAGATATGTTATTATCACTGCTTGTTCTGCTATGGGTGAAAAAAATTTCTTCATTGCTGCTATTTGAATGCGATTCCAAATCAGCTAATTCTAACACATGAGCAGTATTATAATAACCGTGATATTTCTTAATACATTTATATGCTATAAACCCTATAATTCCAGCAATACCTATTGTTCCAATCAAAGATCCTCCTATCATTCCTGCCCTATTAGACCCTATAGCAAGTTGAGTAGGCTGTGGTGAAAAAGTAGTTTGAGGAAGTAAAGTTGTGGTAAATATAGGAGTTGTTGACTCTCTTGTTCTAGTACTTGGTATAATAAATACTGTTTGTGTAGTTTTCTCTAAGCTTGTTGTTGGCACAGTTGGCTTCACTGTTACTGTACTTGTTTGAGTCGTTGACTCTGTTGAAGGTTTATTCATCGTAGAAGTCGACGCAACGGCTTCTGTTGTTGGCTCCACTGTTATTGTGCTTGTTTGAGCCGTTGAAGGTTTACTCGTTGTAGAAGTCGACGCAACAGTCGCTGCTGTAGGTTTTACAGTACTTGTCCCAGTTTCCGAAGTTACTATCGGCGCACTAGTTGACGTTGTAGCAACCATGGTCGCTTGTAAAGTAGTAGTTGTTTTTGCTACTGTTGTTGGCTCCACTGTTACTGTACTTGTTTGAGTCGTTGAAGGTTTACTCATTGTAGAAGTAGGTGCAATGGCTTCTGTTGTCAATTTAGTAGTCTTCACAGTGTCGGTTTCTGCTGTACTAGCAATTGCAGCAGTCGACGCTTGCTTAGAAGTCACAACCGTTTCTGTAATAGTTACAGGAGCCACGGTACTACTAGAAATAATATCTGGCGTTAATCGACCGTTAATGATATTAACAAAATCACTGAAAGTTTTGACGCTATTTGCTGGTATTATTGTTACCTTGGAAGGTTTTTCAAATCTTTGATGATTGCAAATTGTGATGTTTCCTTCATTTATTGCAGTTACAATAAAACTGTCTTGACCATTGTTTTTAACATACAATTGCTTTATAGAATCTGCAAATTCACAAACAGTAAAGTTCGATTTTGATCCATTCTTAACAA
This window encodes:
- a CDS encoding GNAT family N-acetyltransferase, which produces MQDKKIYYSSLIVQNLKDYILYTANLSEWEVHDEFDNVTFTINGTRESLFNFVFCGDQCTELSIQKTLDYLRTRDIEATWVINSHMKIRDILEKCEIKHVSTPKKALLNMKNYFLPADVIPNLRLNAVNGSDLLEQLDLHTSKIFYHGVGIVSTFFRGLSNYDDENPRLRFFLVTLNSEIIGTCGLYVQDSVAGFYSDGVLPIYRNRGIGTQMVLERIKIAKQLECKYIVAHCMKPSVNLYKRLGFQMLGNLYLYNSSA
- a CDS encoding phosphatidylglycerophosphatase A produces the protein MKFLYKLISTWWLSGTVKKMPGTLGSLASYPIAPVILSDRMLGAAIIFFLFLIGLWSIGNYIKHYKTSCDPKEVVIDEVVGQLLTILLVSILLSQEMNCSLLLLCFFSFRFFDIIKTWPINLIDKNTKGPFGVMLDDIIAAILACVLIGAFYCLLLMYAG
- a CDS encoding NAD(P)H-dependent glycerol-3-phosphate dehydrogenase yields the protein MAISILGAGAWGTAIAISLGSKKDVILWTRNETTFESINGKRESDKLPGCRISDNVSVKLAIEDTINASVTILAVPTQSLREVCQQLHNCNLKKDVAIILACKGIEKSTLKLPSEIVNEVLPNNPIAIFSGPSFAVEVARKLPYSMVLACRNNILGSKLVSELQQENVKLRLSSDVIGIQVCAALKNVFAIACGIVLGSKLGFNAHAALITKSVSEIKALYSAKVGNGNVDINTLLGPACLGDLIMTCTSLNSRNLSFGFKIGNSDNGFNVQQILSEGKSVIEGFSTAEPIFNLARKLKIKMPICEAVYRLLYESASIEDTISVLVN
- a CDS encoding response regulator transcription factor, which produces MRILLIEDDQVSAKTVVNALTSDGHFCDVVTSAQDYNNNMVSSNGDYYDLVILDIHLPGDIDGYDILLRLRSAKIKVPVLILSCISAVNHKAKGLGYGADDYLTKPFHKSELLARIKAIVRRTKGHPESVIKIGNININFDHRIVEVKGKTVHLTNKEYSMIELLALRKGTVLTKEMFLNHLYNGLDEPSDNKIVDVFMCKLRKKLESANDGKSHIETVWGRGYVLKEYIDDEEYSNVNVGESSDGYQAEQVKDNA